ACCGTTACGATCGCTACGACAGGTATGACCGCTATGACCGCTATGACCGCCGCGGTTATGGCCGCTACGACCGCAACCGGGGTTACGACCGTGGCAAGTTCACCTGCCGCATCAGCCGCGGGCGGGTTTACGACATCGACTACAGTGGTATCCGCGGTCTTCGCTAAGGATATCCGGGGGAAGCGCCGGCGTTCCGGGTGGCGACATGCCGGATCGCCCGGCCCGCGCCCGAACGCCGGCCCGGTCCGCATTTTTGTATGTAACAGGTTCACGCCCATGATTCGTCACCGCAAACCGACCTTCGCCTTTGCCGGGCTTGCCGCGCTGTCGATGGCCGCCGCGCCCGTTGCCGCGCCCGTTGCTGCGGCGGAGCTTCCCGCGCCGGGCCCGGTCGGTGCCGCGCAGGCCGATCCGGCATGGGGCGACGCCGGCGTGATTGCGGAGCGATCGCGCTGGCATCACCGGCGCGACCGCCACCGGCATCGTCATCATCGCCACCGCGACAGGGGAATCGACGCCGGCGACGTGATTGCCGGGGCCCTGATCCTGGGCGGCATCGCCGCGGTGGCGAGTTCGATCGACAACGACCGATACGAGCCGCGACGCGACTATCGCTCGCCCGACCGGGGGTATCGCGGCGACGGTCTCGACCGTGCGGCCGACATGTGCGTCGCGGAAATCGAGCGCGATGCGCGGGTGGCCTCGGTCGACGGGGTCGATCGCACATCCCGGGGCTGGCAGGTTCGCGGAACGCTCTACGACGGGCAAGCCTTCACCTGCCGCATCGGAAACGACGGGCGGATCGAGGATATCGATTACGGCCGGCGCGGCGTGACCTATCGGACGCAGGCGCGCAATGGACAACATAGCGACGAGGTCTATTCGGCCGCCTGGAACAATGCGGACGGGCCGCCTGCTTCCGCCGCCCGTCCGGCCTATCCCGGCGGTCCGCTGCCGGGCGAACCGGGTTACGACGATTACTGATCGCGCGCCGGGTCGCGCGCGGGTTCAGCTTTCCCCGTCCCCGTCCCTGCGTTTGCGCTCACGCTCGCGATAGCCGGGCAGGGCGAGCTGCCACTGGATCGCCGCGCCGCGCAGGGCGAAGCCGGCGACCCAGGCGATGCCCCAGATCCACGCCGGCCCGAATCCGGCGACGCTGCCGGCGACCGTCAGCCCGGCGGATAGCGCCGCTGCCGTGACGTAGAGTTCGGGCCGCATGATGATCGAGGGGACCCCTGCGATCACATCGCGCACGACGCCGCCCGCGCATCCCGTCACCACGCCCAGAACCGCAGCGGGCAGGGGATCGACTCCGAACGCCAGGGCCTTGGCGGCGCCGAGCACGGCAAAGGCCGCAAGCCCCGCGGCGTCGGCCCATTCCAGCAAGCTCCCCTCCCACCAGCGGCGCGGGGTGAACCAGGCGGCCAGTGCCGTTCCGAACACCACCAGCGCCACCCACGGATCGCGCAGCCAGAAGGCCGGCGCGCCGATCAGCATGTCGCGCAACGAGCCGCCCCCCACGCCGGTCACCAGCGCGAAGAATGCCATCGTGACGAATGTCTGCCGCAAGCGCGCGGCGAGCAGCGCGCCGGTCAGCGCGAAGATCGCGGTGCCCGCAAGGTCGAGGATCGGGGGCAGGGCGGGGGTCGCAGTGAACATGGCGCAAGGCCTTAGGCGCCTTTGTCCGGCGAGGGAACGGCGGAGCGGCACGGGAGATTCTTGCGGTTCGGGCCATAAACCTGAAGTCAGGTTTATATAAAACCGCGGCGAACGCCTCGCTCGTCGCCCGGACGCGGCCGGACCCTGCGCGGCGGAGGGTCAGCCGTGGAGCACTTCGCCGATCGCCTTGGCTGCGGCGATGCAGCCGAGATCGTGCCAACGCGGGCCGATCACCTGCATCCCGCACGGCAGCCCCTCGCTCTCGCCCACCGGCAGCACGGTCGACGGCAGGTTGGGGAACGTCGCGATGCCGGCCCAGGCCAATGCCGCGCCGGCGCTTTCCTCGCGCCCGTTGATCGTCAGCGTGCCGTCGAACACGCGCGTTTCGCTGTGCGGCAGGGCCAGCACGGGGGCCGGCGGGGCGATCACGAAATCGTATCGGTCGAACAGCGCGCGCCACGCGCTTTCGTTTTGCGCCTGGGCATCGAGCAGGTCGAACCAGTCGGTCGCGCTCGCGCGCTTGCCGTCGGGCGCGGGCATGCCGCGGGCGAGCGCGATGTTGAGCATCTTCATATAGCTGCGCTGTTGCGCGGCGAGGTCGGGCAGCAGATCGCTCGCGCGGTCGATGTGGACGCCCGCCGCTTCCAGCGCAGCCGCGGCCGCCTCGATCGGGCGAAGAACGGCATTGTCCACCGGGCTGCCGGGATAGTCGGTCACCAGCAGCATCCTGCACCCCGCCAGCGGGCGGATCTGTTCGGGCAGCGCGATAGTGGCGGTGAGGCGCAGGAGCAGGCTCAGATCGTCGGCATTGCGGGCGATCGGGCCTGCCACGCCGAGCGCGACTTCGGCCCGCTCGTCCTGGCCCAGCATGGGATGGGCATGGCCGCGCATCGGCACCAGGCCCCAGCTCGTCTTGTGGCCCCATACGCCGCAGAAATGCGCCGGCACGCGCACCGACCCGCCGATATCGGAGCCGTAGTCGCACGGGACCATGCCGCTCGCCACCGCCGCCGCCGCGCCTCCGGACGAGCCGCCGGGGCTGCGCGCGGTGTCGTGCGGATTGCGTGTGCGCCCGTAAACCGGATTACGCGATTGCCAGTCCGCAAGATCGGGCGGAACGTTGGTCTTGCCGACGAAAATCGCGCCCGCTGCCTTGAGCCGCTCGACCACGAAGGAATCGCGCTGCGCGATATTGTCGGCAAAACGTTCGTGGCCCCAGCAGGTGGGAAGCCCGGCAATGTCGAAGCTTTCCTTGATCGTCATCGGCACGCCGAACAGCGGCTGGTCGTCGCCCGGAACCTGGCCGTCGAGCGCCTCGGCGGCAGTGCGCGCGCGTTCGAAATCGCACACGACGACCGCGTCGATCTGCATGTCGCGATCCTCGATCCGGGCGATCGCGGCATCGACCGCTTCGCGCGGCGACAGTTCGCCCGCGCGAATCTGCGCCGCCAGCGCAATGGCGCCGGGCTGATCGGTCAGTGTCGGTATCATTCGAAGCTGTCTCCCGTTTGCCGCCGCAGCATGGGCAAACGGGCTCGATTTGCAAGCGCGGCGATCAACGCGGTGCGAGGGTGATCGATGCCGTCCCGGTTCCGCGGACCGGCAGGTAGAGCCCTTGCCCGGCAGCGGTGAGCCGGCCGGTCTGCACGTCTTCGATCGTTGCGCGGATCAGCAGGTCGCCTTCGCGCTTGTTATCGATCGCACGCTCGATCTTGGCGAGGAGTTCGTCGTAGTCGTCCTCGAAATTCTGCGCGAGCGCCCGCGCGATCGTCTGCGAAAAGCCCGGCGAGTTGGCGAGGTCGAGCAACAGATCCGCACCCGCGCGGTCGGTATCGCCGGTGATTTCGAGATCGCGGAACGAAACTTTGCGCGAATTCCTTGCGTTGACGGGGCGCGCCGTCAACCAGACCGTGCCGCTGGCCGAGCCGATCGTGCGATCGCGCGGCGTTGCGGCGAACGTGACGCCCACCGCCAGACGACCGCCGGGCGCGCCATAGGCCTCGACTTTGCCGAAACGCGCGTCTACCGCGCCGATCCCGGGGAGAGTGAAGGGCCGCTGCGCGCGCTTCGCCAGGGCCTCGGCAATTACCGGTTCGAGCTGGGCATAGTCCGCGATGACCGGAATGAAGAACACCAGCTTGCCCGGCTCCCCGTCAAGTTCCTCGAGCGGGGGCAGCGGCGTGGCAGGCGGATCGGCGGGCCGGTCGCCGACGAAAGTTTCGGTGCGGGCTTTCAGGCCGAGTTGCAGCTCGATCCGTTTGCCGGAGAGAGTGAAGCCGCCGTATTGCAGCTCCTGCGGGGCGATGCGCATCCACACCGGCGGGTTCGATTCGTTGAGCTGGAGCGAGGTGAAAGCCTTTTTCCAGAGCCGCTCGACCTCGCCGCGAAGCTGCACTTTTGCGATTTCGCGTGGCAGTGAGCGTTCCAGCCGCGCCACCACATCCTTGAGCCTGGCGTCCGCTTCGCTGGTGAATTCGATGCGCTGGCCCAGAAAGTCTATGTGCGGCGGATCGGTCCAGTCGTACCGGATGTCGACTGTGCCGCGCGGGCTCCAGTCCCGGTTGAGCGCGATGTCGACCACGGCGCGCACCTGTGCATCGGCGGTTGCGGTTTCCTGCTTCAGCACGCCGCCAATATCCTGGGCGCGCACTTCGGCGTGGATCGGCATCGTAACCACGATCTGTTGTCCGCGCCCTTCGAATGTCAGCCGCCCTCGTGTCACACGGCCGACGATGTCGCACTCGATCCGCGGCGTCTTCAGCTTGACGAAAGCGACCTTGACCCGTTCGGAGGCGATGCAGGTTTCGTCCTTGCGGTTGATCGTCCACAACGTGCGCGGCCCTTCGCGCTCGAGAGCGGTGCCGAGCGCGGACAGATCGGCGGTGACCGGCACGGCAATCACGGACGATTGCGGCGGGATCTCGATGGTGCTCTGCGCCCGCGGGGGAGGGCCGGCGGGCGCATCCTTCTTGCAGCCCGCCAGGGCAAACGCGGCCACGAGCACCGCCCAGGCGGCATTTCGACCAGACGCCATCGATATCTGCATCCTGCTACTCTGGAGGCAGATATACCTTTTTATTCAGGCGCTTCCAGTGCGAAACATCGGCCTTGCCCTCAATGCGGCAAACAGCTCCGGTTGCCCACTGCTGTCCCGGCGCCAGATCGTCAGATGTGGATCGGCTTGCTGGTCACCGCCATCGCGGCTTCCTTGATCGCCTCCGAATGCGTCGGGTGGGCGTGGCAGGTGTAGGCGATGTCCTCGCTCGTCGCGCCGAACTCCATCGCCTGGGCGGCCTGGGCAATCATCGTGCCCGCGACGCTGGCGATGCACCATACGCCGAGCACGCGGTCGGTCTCCGCATCGGCGATGACTTTCACGAAACCGTCGGGTTCGTGGTTGGTCTTGGCGCGGCTGTTGGCGAGCATCGGGAACTTGCCGACCTTGACCTTGCCCTTCCCTTTCGCCTGCTCCTCGGTCAGGCCGACGCCGGCGATTTCGGGCCAGGTGTAGACGACGCTGGGGATCACGTCGTGGTTCACGATCCCCGTCTGGCCGGCGATATTCTCCGCCACGGCAATCCCTTCGTCTTCGGCCTTGTGCGCCAGCATGGGGCCGGGGATCACGTCGCCGATCGCCCAGACGCCGTCGACCGCGGTGCGGAATTCGTGATCGGTCTCGATCTGCCCGCGTTCGTTGGTCTCCAGCCCGATCGCGTCGAGGCCCAGGCCCTCGGTATTGGGCTTGCGGCCGATCGACACCAGCACGCAGTCGGCCTCGATCGTCTCGGCCTCGCCGCCTTGCGACGGCTCGACCGTCAGCGTGGCTTTCTTGCCCTTCACGGTGCAGCCGGTGACCTTGTGCGAGAGCTTCAGCTCCATGCCCTGCTTCTTGAAGATCTTGCCCGCTTCCTTGCGCACGTCGCCGTCCATTCCGGGCAGGAGCTGGTCGAGAAACTCGACCACGGTGACCTCCGCCCCCAGCCGGCGCCAGACGGAACCAAGCTCCAGCCCGATCACCCCGCCGCCGATGACGACCATCTTCTTCGGCACTTTGGGCAGCTCCAGCGCGCCGGTGCTGTCGACCACGACGCCCTTGGCATTGTCGACCTCGACATTGGGCAGCGGGGTGACCGAAGACCCGGTGGCGATGACCACGTTCTTCGCGGTCACCGTCTCGTCGCCGACCTTGACCGTGTGCGCATCCTGGAACGTGGCGTGGCCGCTCTTCCAGTCGATCTTGTTCTTCTTGAACAGGAAGGCGACGCCCTTGGTCAGCCCCTCGACCGCGTCGCGGCGCTGCGCGTGCATGGTGTCGAGATTGAGCTTGGGCGACACTTCGATACCCATGGCCTTCATCGCGCCGCCGCTCGCCGCCTCGAAATACTCGGAGGCGTGGAGCATCGCCTTCGACGGGATGCAGCCGACGTTGAGGCACGTGCCGCCCAGCGTCTCGCGGCTTTCGGCGCAGGCCGTCTTCAGCCCGAGCTGCGCCGCGCGGATCGCGGCGACGTAGCCGCCGGGGCCGGCACCGATGACGAGGACGTCGTAGTCGTAGTTCTGGTCAGCCATTTCGGCTTCTTCCTTCCGTTGCCATTCCCGCGAGGCCGGGAACCCATGGAGTGACGCCGGACCCTGGATCCCCGCTTTGCGGAGAAGACACAAGGGTGGGTCGGAACTTACAAATCGATCAGCATCCGGGTCGGATCCTCGATCGCTTCCTTGATGATCTTGAGCGCGGTGACGGCTTCGCGCCCGTCGATCAGGCGGTGGTCGTAGCTGAGCGCGATATACATCATCGGGCGGATTTCGACTTTGCCGTCGATCGCGACCGGCCGATCCTCGATCCGGTGCAGACCGAGCACCGCGCTTTGCGGCGGGTTGATGATCGGGGTGCTCATCAGCGATCCGAACACACCGCCGTTGGAGATCGTGAAAGTGCCGCCCTTCATGTCGTCCATCGTCAGCGTGCCGTCGCGCGCACGCTTGCCGAAGTCGGCAATGTCCTTCTCGATCTGCGCGAAGCCCTTGGCCTGCGCATCGCGGATCACCGGCACGACCAGCCCGTTGGGTGCGCTGACCGCAACCGAGATGTCGACGTAGTCGTGATAGACGATCTCGTCGCCTTCGATATAGGCGTTGACCGAGGGCACGTCCTTCAGCGCAAGGCAGGCGGCCTTGGCGAAAAAGCCCATGAAGCCGAGCTTGATGTCGTGCTTCTTGGCGAACAGGTCCTTGTACTTCTCGCGCGCCTCGATCACCGCGCTCATGTCGCAGTCGTTGAAGGTGGTGAGCAGCGCCGCATTCTCCTGCGCGCCTTTCAGCCGCCGGGCGATGGTCTGGCGCATGCGCGTCATCTTGACGCGCTCCTCGCGCCGCTCGCCAGTGGCGGCGGGCGCGGGGCTGGCCGCTTTCGCCTGGTCGGGCGCGGCATCCTCGACCGTGCCGCCGTCCGATTTCTTCGCCTCTGCGGCGGCGAGGACATCTTCCTTGGTCAGGCGGCCGTCCTTGCCGGTGCCCTTGATCGTGCTGGGGTCCACCCCGTGTTCCAGCACCGCGCGGCGCACGGCGGGGGACAGGGTCTGGGTGTCGCCCGGCGCGGCCTCCTTGGCTGCCGCCGGGGGAGGGGAGGAAGCCTTGGTCTCGGCCTGCGCGGCATCCTGTTCGCGCGGGGCGACTTTGGTGCTTTCGCCCGCGGCAACGTCGTCCTCGACCGTCGCGATCACCGCGCCGACTTCGACCGTGTCGCCGACTTCCGCCTTGAGCTCGCCGATCACGCCGGCGACCGGGGAGGGAACCTCGACCGCGACTTTGTCGGTTTCGAGGCTGGCGATCGGTTCGTCGACTTTCACCGGGTCGCCGGGTTTCTTCAGCCACTCGCCGATCGTGCCTTCGGTAACCGATTCGCCCAGGGTGGGGACTTTGACTTCGCTGGCCATTTTCGCGTTCCTCAAGCCTTTTTCTTGCTGGCAGTCTTGCCGTTGCGCGCGGCCTCGCCGCCGTCGTTGAGGCCCAATGCCATCGAGACGAGGCAACGCTGCTGCTCCTCGTGCCGTTTGGCAAGGCCGGTTGCGGGGGAGGCGGCGACTTCGCGGCCCGCGTAGCGCGGGCGCATGCCGTCATGCCCGGCGGCGGAGAGCGCTTCCTCGATCTGGCTTTCGACGAAGAACCACGCGCCGTTGTTCTTCGGCTCTTCCTGGCACCAGATAACCTCTTCCAGATTGGTCATCCGGCCCAGGCGCACCGCCAGCGGTTCGCCGGGGAAGGGGTAGAGTTGCTCGATCCGCACGATCGAAACGTCGTCCAGCCCGGCCTCGTCGCGCTTCTCGATCAGGTCGTAGGCGACCTTGCCGCTGCACAGCACGAGGCGGCGGATCTTCTCGTCCTCGATCTCCGTCGTATCGCTGACGATGCGGCGGAAATGGCTTTCGCCGCGGAATTCCTCCGCCGCGCTCTTGGCCATCGGGTGGCGCAGGAGCGACTTGGGCGTCATGATGATCAGCGGCTTGCGGAACGAACGCTTCATCTGCCGGCGCAGGACGTGGAAATAGTTCGCCGGCACGGTGATGTTGCACACGCAGATATTGTCGTTCGCGCACAGTTGCAGGAACCGCTCCAGCCGGGCGGAGGAGTGTTCCGGCCCCTGGCCTTCGTAACCGTGCGGCAGCAGCATCACCAGCCCGTTGGCGCGCAGCCACTTGACCTCGCCGCTGGCGATATACTGGTCGATCATGATCTGCGCGCCGTTGGCGAAATCGCCGAACTGCGCTTCCCACAGGACCAGCGTTTTCGGGTCGGCCATCGCGAAGCCGTATTCGAAGCCGAGCACGCCATATTCCGAAAGCGGACTGTCGTAGACTTCGAACTTGCCGTGCGGCAGCTGCGTGAGCGGGATGTACTTGTGCTCGTCGGTCTGGTCGATCCACACAGCATGCCGCTGGCTGAAAGTGCCGCGGCCCGAATCCTGGCCCGACAGGCGCACGCCGTAGCCTTCGGTCACCAGGCTGCCGAAAGCGAGCGCTTCGGCGGTCGCCCAGTCGAACCCTTCGCCGGTGTCGAACATCTTGCGCTTGGCCTCGAGCACGCGGCCCAGCGTGCGGTGGATCGTCAGATCCTCCGGCACTTCGGTCAGCGTGCGGCCGAGGCTGTCGAACAGCTTGTCCGAAATCGCGGTTTCGACATTGCGGCGCGCGGTTTCCGGGTCCGCCGGCTTGTTGAGCCCGGCCCAGCGCCCGCCGAACCAGTCCGCCTCGTTCGGTTTGTAGCTCTTGGCCGCTTCGAACTCTTCTTCCAGCTCCTTGACGAATTCGGCGCAGAGCCGATCGCGCTCGCCTTCGTCGATCACGCCCTGTTCCACCAGGCGCGCGGCGTAGATCTCGCTCACCTTGGGGTGGTTCTTGATCGCGTCGTACATCAGCGGCTGGGTGAACTTGGGTTCGTCGCCCTCGTTGTGGCCGAACCGGCGATAGCACCACATGTCGATCACGATGTCGCGGCCGAAGCGCTGGCGATATTCGACCGCCAGCTTGCAGGCGAAGGTCACCGCTTCCGGATCGTCGCCGTTGACGTGCAGGATCGGCGCCTGGACGCCCTTCGCCACGTCGGACGGGTAGGGCGAGGAGCGCGCGAACTTGGGGCTCGTGGTGAACCCGATCTGGTTGTTGATGACGAAGTGGATGCAGCCGCCGGTGTTGTACCCGGCCACGCCGGAGAAGCCGAAGCATTCCCACACGATGCCCTGGCCGGCAAAGGCCGCGTCGCCGTGGATCAGCACGGGCAGGACCTGCTCGTGCTTCTTCAGGTCGTCGCGGATCGCCTGCTGGGCGCGCGTCTTGCCGAGCACGACAGGATCGACCGCCTCGAGATGCGAGGGATTGGGCACGAGGCTCATGTGCACATCGATGCCGTCGAACTCGCGATCCGTGCTGGTGCCGAGGTGGTATTTCACGTCGCCCGATCCGCCCACGTCCTCCGGGTTGGCGCTGCCGCCGGAAAATTCGTGGAAGATCACCTTGTAGGGTTTGCCCATAACGTTCGCGAGCACGTTCAGCCGCCCGCGGTGGGCCATGCCGTAGATGATCTCGCGCACGCCCGACTGGCCGCCATACTTGATCACCGCCTCGAGCGCGGGGATCATCGATTCGCCGCCGTCGAGGCCGAAGCGCTTGGTGCCGACGTATTTCTTGGCGAGGAACGCTTCGTATTGTTCGCCGCGGACCACGGCGGCCAGGATCGCGCGCTTGCCCTCCGGCGTGAACTGGATGACGTCTTCGGGCCCTTCGAACTTTTCCTGCAGGAAACGCCGTT
The sequence above is a segment of the Pelagerythrobacter marensis genome. Coding sequences within it:
- a CDS encoding trimeric intracellular cation channel family protein, which translates into the protein MFTATPALPPILDLAGTAIFALTGALLAARLRQTFVTMAFFALVTGVGGGSLRDMLIGAPAFWLRDPWVALVVFGTALAAWFTPRRWWEGSLLEWADAAGLAAFAVLGAAKALAFGVDPLPAAVLGVVTGCAGGVVRDVIAGVPSIIMRPELYVTAAALSAGLTVAGSVAGFGPAWIWGIAWVAGFALRGAAIQWQLALPGYRERERKRRDGDGES
- a CDS encoding amidase family protein → MIPTLTDQPGAIALAAQIRAGELSPREAVDAAIARIEDRDMQIDAVVVCDFERARTAAEALDGQVPGDDQPLFGVPMTIKESFDIAGLPTCWGHERFADNIAQRDSFVVERLKAAGAIFVGKTNVPPDLADWQSRNPVYGRTRNPHDTARSPGGSSGGAAAAVASGMVPCDYGSDIGGSVRVPAHFCGVWGHKTSWGLVPMRGHAHPMLGQDERAEVALGVAGPIARNADDLSLLLRLTATIALPEQIRPLAGCRMLLVTDYPGSPVDNAVLRPIEAAAAALEAAGVHIDRASDLLPDLAAQQRSYMKMLNIALARGMPAPDGKRASATDWFDLLDAQAQNESAWRALFDRYDFVIAPPAPVLALPHSETRVFDGTLTINGREESAGAALAWAGIATFPNLPSTVLPVGESEGLPCGMQVIGPRWHDLGCIAAAKAIGEVLHG
- a CDS encoding DUF4403 family protein encodes the protein MASGRNAAWAVLVAAFALAGCKKDAPAGPPPRAQSTIEIPPQSSVIAVPVTADLSALGTALEREGPRTLWTINRKDETCIASERVKVAFVKLKTPRIECDIVGRVTRGRLTFEGRGQQIVVTMPIHAEVRAQDIGGVLKQETATADAQVRAVVDIALNRDWSPRGTVDIRYDWTDPPHIDFLGQRIEFTSEADARLKDVVARLERSLPREIAKVQLRGEVERLWKKAFTSLQLNESNPPVWMRIAPQELQYGGFTLSGKRIELQLGLKARTETFVGDRPADPPATPLPPLEELDGEPGKLVFFIPVIADYAQLEPVIAEALAKRAQRPFTLPGIGAVDARFGKVEAYGAPGGRLAVGVTFAATPRDRTIGSASGTVWLTARPVNARNSRKVSFRDLEITGDTDRAGADLLLDLANSPGFSQTIARALAQNFEDDYDELLAKIERAIDNKREGDLLIRATIEDVQTGRLTAAGQGLYLPVRGTGTASITLAPR
- the lpdA gene encoding dihydrolipoyl dehydrogenase; the encoded protein is MADQNYDYDVLVIGAGPGGYVAAIRAAQLGLKTACAESRETLGGTCLNVGCIPSKAMLHASEYFEAASGGAMKAMGIEVSPKLNLDTMHAQRRDAVEGLTKGVAFLFKKNKIDWKSGHATFQDAHTVKVGDETVTAKNVVIATGSSVTPLPNVEVDNAKGVVVDSTGALELPKVPKKMVVIGGGVIGLELGSVWRRLGAEVTVVEFLDQLLPGMDGDVRKEAGKIFKKQGMELKLSHKVTGCTVKGKKATLTVEPSQGGEAETIEADCVLVSIGRKPNTEGLGLDAIGLETNERGQIETDHEFRTAVDGVWAIGDVIPGPMLAHKAEDEGIAVAENIAGQTGIVNHDVIPSVVYTWPEIAGVGLTEEQAKGKGKVKVGKFPMLANSRAKTNHEPDGFVKVIADAETDRVLGVWCIASVAGTMIAQAAQAMEFGATSEDIAYTCHAHPTHSEAIKEAAMAVTSKPIHI
- the odhB gene encoding 2-oxoglutarate dehydrogenase complex dihydrolipoyllysine-residue succinyltransferase — encoded protein: MASEVKVPTLGESVTEGTIGEWLKKPGDPVKVDEPIASLETDKVAVEVPSPVAGVIGELKAEVGDTVEVGAVIATVEDDVAAGESTKVAPREQDAAQAETKASSPPPAAAKEAAPGDTQTLSPAVRRAVLEHGVDPSTIKGTGKDGRLTKEDVLAAAEAKKSDGGTVEDAAPDQAKAASPAPAATGERREERVKMTRMRQTIARRLKGAQENAALLTTFNDCDMSAVIEAREKYKDLFAKKHDIKLGFMGFFAKAACLALKDVPSVNAYIEGDEIVYHDYVDISVAVSAPNGLVVPVIRDAQAKGFAQIEKDIADFGKRARDGTLTMDDMKGGTFTISNGGVFGSLMSTPIINPPQSAVLGLHRIEDRPVAIDGKVEIRPMMYIALSYDHRLIDGREAVTALKIIKEAIEDPTRMLIDL
- a CDS encoding 2-oxoglutarate dehydrogenase E1 component, whose amino-acid sequence is MSNENHDFLPELAGQDGPQPGPSWGNPRWPLTGIDSESDLTQALDPTAMKVAVKAAAEKAGKAADPKAVEEAASDSIRAMLLIRLYRVRGHMAADLDPLGLGNRELPEDLRLEWHGFDGQEDKEVYVGGLLGREWVKVGELAELLRANYCGKVGLEYMHIADVEERRFLQEKFEGPEDVIQFTPEGKRAILAAVVRGEQYEAFLAKKYVGTKRFGLDGGESMIPALEAVIKYGGQSGVREIIYGMAHRGRLNVLANVMGKPYKVIFHEFSGGSANPEDVGGSGDVKYHLGTSTDREFDGIDVHMSLVPNPSHLEAVDPVVLGKTRAQQAIRDDLKKHEQVLPVLIHGDAAFAGQGIVWECFGFSGVAGYNTGGCIHFVINNQIGFTTSPKFARSSPYPSDVAKGVQAPILHVNGDDPEAVTFACKLAVEYRQRFGRDIVIDMWCYRRFGHNEGDEPKFTQPLMYDAIKNHPKVSEIYAARLVEQGVIDEGERDRLCAEFVKELEEEFEAAKSYKPNEADWFGGRWAGLNKPADPETARRNVETAISDKLFDSLGRTLTEVPEDLTIHRTLGRVLEAKRKMFDTGEGFDWATAEALAFGSLVTEGYGVRLSGQDSGRGTFSQRHAVWIDQTDEHKYIPLTQLPHGKFEVYDSPLSEYGVLGFEYGFAMADPKTLVLWEAQFGDFANGAQIMIDQYIASGEVKWLRANGLVMLLPHGYEGQGPEHSSARLERFLQLCANDNICVCNITVPANYFHVLRRQMKRSFRKPLIIMTPKSLLRHPMAKSAAEEFRGESHFRRIVSDTTEIEDEKIRRLVLCSGKVAYDLIEKRDEAGLDDVSIVRIEQLYPFPGEPLAVRLGRMTNLEEVIWCQEEPKNNGAWFFVESQIEEALSAAGHDGMRPRYAGREVAASPATGLAKRHEEQQRCLVSMALGLNDGGEAARNGKTASKKKA